The following proteins are encoded in a genomic region of Cryptococcus neoformans var. neoformans JEC21 chromosome 2 sequence:
- a CDS encoding alpha,alpha-trehalase, putative codes for MSSQPLEKAKLPVPKNLLFIENDVPPSTTPSAATTPTDHELDPLAHAGDKAELLTQALHESQVPTKPKSPPNNVSRLGKLGQLETRLPDINAEPNEYYGGAQVTSRARTFSNVGVEGEFKRRPMQMGGEKISRNRRLSHDESTPSAPRRYLIDVEETMRLVLEQEDTDNNFQISIYDSGPKLLSLGTASSNAHKTFDIRGTYMLSNLLQELALARDYGRKRIVLDEARLAENPVDRLSRMIKNSFWNSLTRRIDAEGLEIACADPKNRSQHMRARIYIPHGEDEMAEHYRQIAKEKPNLKLEVDILPKECDNPAFVKTLNDKPGILALAMDKKVDADGKSHLEALPFIVPGARFNEKYGWDSYFMALGLLVDGRVDLAKSIVEHCIFEIKYYNKVLNGNRSYYLCRSQPPFLTDFALQIYNQLDRSKPAENKAWLKRTIQAAIKEYHRYWMQEPSLDLVTGLSRYRPSGLGIPPETEASHFTHILQPYAQKIGISVNEYIDGYNDGTIKEPELDEYFLHDRGVRESGHDTSYRLDRKCADLATVDLNSLLYKYEFDIASAIQVAFDDELYLDEEFELSPWPITAEAFKAGATYQLSTKTPQTSRHWFERAAKRKATMDELCWNDGQGMYFDYDTKLRKQTRYESVTTLWPLWAGSASEEQALKLVRNALPKFEVAGGLVSGTEESRGVISLDRPNRQWDYPYGWPPHQIMAWVGLERYGFVDDASRLAYRWIYMMTLSFMDFNGIVPEKFDVVELSHMVDAEYGNQGTDFRYVPREGFGWMNAAYQIGLQCLSTGMRRAVAACVPPWVFFNLPAPDFTSARKRRAEREARDAEAAASGHGGVPKNEVHNEPPSLEQAIASLKLELTAPYSKSVNK; via the exons ATGTCTTCCCAGCCCCtcgagaaggccaag CTGCCGGTCCCAAAgaatcttcttttcatcgaAAATGATGTTCCACCTTCGACCACCCCTTCAGCGGCGACTACTCCCACAGATCATGAACTCGACCCGCTTGCCCATGCTGGCGATAAGGCAGAACTTCTCACCCAAGCTCTTCATGAGAGTCAAGTCCCTACAAAGCCAAAGAGCCCACCCAATAATGTGTCGAGGTTGGGCAAACTTGGACAGCTTGAGACAAGATTGCCAGATATCAATGCGGAACCTAATGAGTATTATGGCGGAGCACAGGTAACCAGTAGGGCACGAACATTCAGCAAT GTCGGTGTCGAGGGTGAATTCAAGCGTCGGCCTATGCAAATGGGCGGTGAGAAAATCTCTAGAAATCGCCGACTTTCGCATG acgagagtaCCCCGTCTGCTCCCAGGCGCTATTTAATTGATGTCGAGGAAACAATGAGACTCGTGTTGGAGCAAGAAGACACGGATAACAA CTTCCAAATTTCTATCTATGATTCGGGTCCCAAACTTCTTTCATTGGGTACGGCGAGTTCTAATGCCCATAAAACCTTTGATATCCGG GGCACATATATGTTATCGAATCTTCTTCAGGAACTCGCACTTGCCCGAGACTATGGACGCAAGCGCATTGTCTTGGATGAAGCTCGTCTTGCCGAGAATCCTGTGGACCGTCTCTCTAGAATGATCAAGAACTCATTCTGGAACAGCCTCACTCGACGCATCGACGCAGAGGGTCTTGAAATCGCTTGCGCGGATCCCAAGAATAGAAGCCAGCACATGCGAGCCAGGATTTATATCCCAcatggagaggatgaaatgGCCGAGCATTATCGTCAAAt AGCGAAAGAGAAACCCAACCTCAAACTCGAGGTCGATATCCTTCCCAAAGAATGTGACAATCCAGCTTTTGTCAAGACTCTCAACGATAAACCAGGCATTCTCGCTCTTGCAATGGATAAAAAGGTTGACGCAGACGGCAAGTCTCACCTAGAGGCTCTGCCATTTATCGTTCCCGGTGCAAGATTCAATGAGAAGTATGGTTGGGACAGC TACTTTATGGCCCTGGGCCTCTTGGTAGACGGTCGGGTCGACTTGGCCAAGAGTATCGTCGAGCACTGTATTTTCGAAATTAAATATTACAACAAAGTTCTCAATGGTAACCGATCATACTATCTCTGTCGATCTCAGCCTCCTTTCCTTACAGACTTCGCCCTTCAGATCTACAACCAGCTTGATCGCAGCAAGCCAGCCGAAAACAAAGCATGGCTCAAACGTACCATCCAGGCCGCTATCAAAGAGTACCACCGGTACTGGATGCAAGAGCCCTCGCTCGACCTTGTCACTGGCTTATCTCGCTACCGCCCTTCTGGCCTAGGTATTCCCCCTGAGACTGAAGCCAGTCATTTCACTCACATCCTTCAGCCGTATGCTCAGAAGATTGGGATCTCTGTGAATGAGTACATTGATGGTTACAACGACGGGACAATCAAAGAACCTGAGCTTGACGAGTATTTCTTGCATGACCGAGGAGTACGAGAGTCGGGACATGATACCTCATACAGACTCGACAGAAAGTGTGCAGACTTGGCGACTGTCGACTTGAACTCGCTCTTATACAAG TATGAATTCGATATTGCTTCGGCTATCCAAGTAGCCTTTGACGACGAACTCTACCTGGACGAAGAGTTTGAATTGTCTCCCTGGCCTATCACCGCCGAGGCCTTCAAGGCTGGCGCCACTTACCAGCTCTCGACCAAAACTCCTCAGACAAGCAGGCACTGGTTTGAACGGGCAGCTAAACGCAAGGCAACCATGGATGAGCTTTGTTGGAATGATGGACAGGGAATGTACTTTGACTATGACACCAAGCTCAGGAAGCAGACGCGATATGAGTCCGTCACTACGCTCTGGCCTTTGTGGGCAGGCTCTGCCTCGGAGGAACAGGCTTTGAAGCTTGT CCGCAACGCCTTACCCAAATTCGAAGTTGCTGGTGGTCTTGTATCTGGAACTGAAGAATCGCGTGGCGTAATCTCGTTGGACAGACCCAATCGTCAATGGG ACTATCCTTACGGTTGGCCTCCTCATCAAATCATGGCATGGGTCGGGCTTGAACGTTACGGATTTGTAGACGATGCATCCAGGCTGGCGTACAGGTGGATCTATAT GATGACTCTATCGTTCATGGATTTCAATGGTATCGTTCCGGAAAAGTTTGACGTTGTTGAACTTAGCCACATGGTAGATGCGGAATA TGGTAATCAAGGTACTGATTTCCGATACGTGCCGAGAGAAGGTTTCGGGTGGATGAACGCTGCCTATCAAATCGGTCTCCAATGCCTGTCAACCGGTATGAGACGAGCTGTTGCTGCTTGTGTACCA CCTTGGGTTTTCTTTAACCTTCCTGCACCGGACTTCACATCTGCCAGGAAGCGACGTGCTGAACGGGAAGCCCGGGATGCCGAAGCAGCCGCATCCGGCCACGGTGGTGTGCCGAAGAACGAAGTCCATAATGAACCTCCCTCCCTAGAACAGGCCATCGCCAGCCTCAAACTGGAATTAACTGCTCCGTATTCGAAATCGGTCAACAAATGA